The following proteins are co-located in the Syngnathus scovelli strain Florida chromosome 5, RoL_Ssco_1.2, whole genome shotgun sequence genome:
- the npepps gene encoding puromycin-sensitive aminopeptidase — protein sequence MSLLLSRTLTQSSLLVQRLSGRPASTVLPCALIKVRQIVADLPTVRAAAQCTAAMAKRRPFERLPTDVYPVNYGLSLQPDLVNFTFGGKMQAMVEVTQATNQIVMNCADIDIITASFVPHGGDEIDATGFNYQNEDEKVTLSFPSILKTGSGVLKIKFAGELNDKMKGFYRSKYTNTAGETCYAAVTQFEATDARRAFPCWDEPAIKATFDITLIVPKHCVALSNMNVVERQPNPNEEDLVEIKFGTTPVMSTYLVAFVIGEFDYVESQSSDGVLVRVYTPVGKAEQGRFALEVATKTLPFYKDYFDVPYPLPKIDLIAIADFAAGAMENWGLVTYRETALLIDPKNSCASSRQWVALVVGHELAHQWFGNLVTMEWWTHLWLNEGFASWIEYLCVDHCFPEYDIWTQFVSADYTRALDLDALDSSHPIEVNVGHPSEVDEIFDAISYSKGASVIRMLHSYIGDEDFRKGMNAYLLKFQHKNASTEDLWECLEQASGKPIATVMSSWTKQMGFPIIAVEQEQHGEDRVLTISQKKFCASGPHNGEDCPYWMVPISICTSQDPTCNKVQVLLDKPQTIITLQGVTPDQWVKINPGTVGFYRMQYSPSMLQSLLPGIRDLSLQPVDRLSLQNDLFSLSRAGMISTVEVLRLMEAFVNEPNYTVWSDLSCNLGVLSSLLSHTDYHDEIQEFIQDLFTPIGLRLGWDCKAGEGHLDALLRSLVLGKLGKAGHKPTLEEARRRFKEHVDGKNILPADLRSPVYLTVLKHGDSNTLDTMLKLHKQADMQEEKNRIERVLGAISAPDLIQRVLTFALSEEVRPQDTVSVIGGVAGSSKHGRKAAWKFVKDNWEELHNHYQGGFLLSRLIKLTVDGFAIDKMAAEVKSFFESHPTPAVERTVQQCCENILLNAAWLKRDADDIHHYLMQRKAPPV from the exons ATGTCGCTCCTTCTGAGCCGCACGCTCACGCAGTCCTCCCTGCTGGTGCAAAGACTCAGCGGCCGACCAGCGTCCACTGTCCTCCCGTGCGCACTAATAAAAGTCCGTCAAATCGTTGCAGATCTTCCCACGGTGAGAGCGGCCGCTCAGTGTACAGCAGCCATGGCCAAAAGGAGGCCCTTCGAGCGGCTACCCACGGACGTGTACCCCGTAAACTACGGGCTCTCTCTGCAGCCCGACCTGGTCAACTTCACGTTCGGCGGCAAGATGCAGGCGATGGTGGAG GTAACGCAAGCCACCAATCAGATTGTGATGAATTGTGCCGACATCGACATCATCACCGCCTCCTTTGTGCCTCATGGAGGAGACG aaattgaCGCCACGGGGTTCAACTATCAAAATGAGGACGAGAAGGTGACCTTGTCCTTTCCTTCAATTCTAAAGACAG GTTCTGGCGTGCTGAAGATCAAGTTTGCCGGGGAGCTGAATGACAAAATGAAAGGTTTCTACAGGAGTAAATACACCAACACCGCGGGCGAGACTTGCTACGCTGCCGTCACGCAATTTGAG GCCACGGACGCCCGCCGAGCGTTCCCCTGCTGGGATGAGCCGGCCATCAAAGCCACCTTTGATATCACGCTGATCGTCCCCAAGCACTGCGTGGCCTTGTCCAACATG AACGTGGTGGAGCGGCAACCGAACCCCAACGAGGAGGACCTGGTGGAGATCAAGTTTGGCACCACGCCCGTCATGTCCACGTACTTGGTGGCGTTCGTCATCGGCGAGTTCGACTACGTGGAGAGTCAGTCGTCGGACGGCGTGCTGGTGCGCGTCTACACGCCGGTGGGGAAAGCCGAGCAGGGTCGCTTTGCCCTGGAG GTGGCAACGAAGACGTTACCGTTCTACAAAGACTACTTCGATGTTCCTTATCCTTTGCCTAAGATTGATCTCATCGCCATTGCCGACTTTGCTGCCG gtgccaTGGAAAACTGGGGCCTTGTTACTTACAG GGAGACGGCGCTGCTTATTGACCCAAAGAACTCGTGCGCGTCTTCCAGGCAGTGGGTGGCGCTGGTGGTGGGTCACGAACTCGCTCACCAGTGGTTCGGAAACTTGGTCACCATG GAATGGTGGACGCACTTGTGGCTCAACGAGGGCTTTGCGTCTTGGATCGAGTACCTTTGCGTGGACCACTGCTTCCCAGAGTACGACATCTGGACGCAGTTTGTGTCCGCCGACTACACGCGTGCTCTGGACCTGGACGCGCTGGATAGCAGTCATCCCATCGAG GTGAACGTGGGCCATCCGTCCGAAGTGGACGAAATCTTTGACGCCATCTCTTACAGCAAAGGGGCGTCGGTGATCCGAATGTTGCACAGCTACATTGGCGACGAG GACTTCAGGAAAGGAATGAACGCCTATTTATTGAAGTTCCAGCACAAAAATGCCTCAACAG AGGACCTCTGGGAATGTTTGGAGCAAGCCAGCGGCAAACCCATCGCCACGGTGATGAGCTCGTGGACCAAACAGATGGGCTTCCCCATTATTGCGGTGGAGCAGGAGCAG CACGGCGAGGACCGCGTCCTCACAATCTCTCAGAAGAAGTTCTGCGCTAGCGGACCTCATAATG GTGAGGATTGCCCTTACTGGATGGTACCCATCAGCATCTGCACCAGCCAGGACCCCACCTGCAACAAAGTCCAGGTTCTACTGGACAAACCCCAGACCATCATCACCCTGCAAGGCGTCACCCCCGACCAGTGGGTGAAG ATCAATCCCGGCACGGTGGGCTTCTACCGCATGCAGTACAGCCCATCCATGCTGCAGAGCCTGCTGCCCGGTATCCGAGACCTCAGCCTGCAGCCCGTGGACCGCCTCAGCCTTCAGAACGACCTCTTCTCCCTT TCCCGCGCAGGCATGATCAGCACGGTGGAGGTGCTGCGTCTGATGGAGGCCTTTGTCAACGAGCCCAACTACACGGTGTGGAGCGACCTCAGCTGCAACCTGGGCGTCCTGTCCTCGCTGTTGTCCCACACCGACTACCACGACGAAATCCAGGAGTTTATCCAAGACCTCTTCACGCCCATCGGACTCCGCCTGGGCTGGGACTGCAAGGCTGGAGAAG GGCACCTGGACGCTCTGCTCAGGAGTCTGGTTCTAGGCAAGTTGGGCAAGGCGGGACACAAGCCCACCTTGGAGGAGGCCCGGCGGAGATTCAAGGAGCACGTGGATGGCAAAAACATTTTGCCTGCCGACCTCAGGAGCCCG GTTTATTTAACAGTGCTGAAGCACGGCGACAGCAACACGTTAGACACCATGCTGAAG CTTCACAAGCAAGCCGACATGCAGGAGGAGAAGAATCGCATCGAGCGAGTACTCGGCGCGATCTCGGCGCCGGACCTCATCCAGAGAGTGCTCACCTTCGCTCTCTCG GAAGAGGTCCGTCCGCAGGACACGGTGTCTGTGATCGGTGGCGTGGCGGGCAGCAGCAAacacggccgcaaagccgcctgGAAGTTTGTCAAGGACAACTGGGAGGAACTTCATAATCACTACCAGGGCGGATTTTTATTGTCCCGGCTCATCAAG